In Anaerobranca californiensis DSM 14826, the genomic window TACAGGACAAATTGGTTTCAACACTATTAGTAGATATCGAGATTAAAGGGGAAAAGAAAAAACTCCCATTACCCGTTGTTAGAAATATGGCTTATAATAAAGACCCTGAAATTCGTAAAACTGCCTATCATGCAGAATTAAAGAGCTATGAAAAAATCGTTGAATCTTCTGCAGCTTGTTTAAATGGCATAAAAGGGGAGGTAATTACTTTAGCAAAACTTCGGGGCTACTCTTCTCCTTTAGAAAAAACTTTATTAGATTCTAGAATGGATAGAGAAACCCTTGAGGCGATGCTGGAAGGAATTAAAGAGGCTTTACCTAGTTTTCATAAGTATTATCGCCATAAAGGGAAACTTTTAGGTTATGATAATGGATTACCTTTCTTTGAAATCTTTGCACCTTTAGGGGAAGTCAATATGGAATATACTTTTGAGGAAGCTAAGGAATTTATTGTTAAGCAATTTAGAACCTTTAGTGATAAATTGGCGGATTTTACTGATATGGTTTTTGAGAAAAAGTGGATAGATGCAGAAATTCGGGAAGGAAAAAGGGGAGGAGCTTTTTGCAGTAACCTACAATCTATAAAAGAAAGTAGAATTTTAACGAACTTTTCCGGTACTTTCAGTAATGTAACCACTTTAGCCCACGAACTAGGTCATGCTTATCATGGATATTGTTTAAAGGATGAAAGTATTTTAAATACAACATATCCTATGCCTTTGGCGGAAACTGCTTCAATTTTCAATGAAGCTATAGTTATGAATGCTGCTTTAAAGGAAGCTACCGATGAAGAAAAGCTTACTATATTAGAAACAGCGATATCCGACGCCGGTCAGGTAATTGTAGATATCTATTCTAGATACTTATTTGAGACGGAATTGTTTAAACGGCGGGAAGAACATTCTTTATCGGTAAATGAACTCAAAGAGATTATGTTAGAAGCACAAAAAGAAGCCTATGGAAATGGTTTAGATCATAATTATTTACATCCATATATGTGGGTAAACAAACCCCACTACTACTATGCTGGAAGAAACTTTTATAATTTCCCTTATGCCTTTGGATTACTCTTTGCTAAAGGGATTTATGCCCAATATCTTAAAGAAGGTAAAGATTTTGTTCCGAAATATGATCAATTGTTGGCAGTTACCGGTAAGATGAATATCAAAGATGTAGGAGCTGTCATTGGTATTGATGTAACTAGTAAAGAATTTTGGAAATCTTCCTTGGATTTAATAATCAAAGATATAGAAGACTTTATAAAACTAAGTTCTTAAAGTAAAATACTTATCTAAAAATAATTAGGATGTGTATATTAAATTTTCAATACAGAATTTCTGTATAGAGTTAATATACACATCCTTTCATTTTAGCAGATTAAACTATAGTTTAAAAATTTTAATTTACTTTTTAAAAATTATTAATTATTTTAGCAAACCATTGACAAAAACAAAGGTTTAATTTAAAATTTTTATTAAGGTTTTAAAAAAATAAATTTAAAATTTAAAATTTTAATTTTCAGGTGGTGAAAAGATGAAAAATAAAAATTTATATTTACAAAAGAGTATAGCGAAAGCCCCTTGCTTTGCAATGGGGATGAAGGCGTAAATATTTTATTAGACATTTAACATCTATCTAATATTATACTATAATAAAATTATTTATTAGTTTTGACCTACGACAGCCATTGCCAGAATACCTTCTCTTTGGACAAGAAGTTATTTTTGTTACACAATAGGATATATTTCTAAAGAAACAATACAAAAATATATAGAAAATCAAAAGAATGTATAGAAAGGTGGTGAATATTTTGTCAAATTTTATATTAACTTTAAAATTAAAAACACAACCTTATCAAGGAGATATTTTAGATAAACGTTTTAATATATTAAGACAAATGTATAATGCCTGTTTAGGGCATTTATTAAAACAATATAAAGAAATGATAAATACCGAAGAGTATAAGTATATAGTCAACCAAGGGAAAGGGTCTACCCGAAATAAACAATTACAGGAATTAAATAATAAATATGGTTTGACAGAATATTCACTACATCGTTATATAAAACCTATGCAACATCATTTTAAAGAAAATATAGATTCTTTTACAGCACAGAAAATTGCTACAAGATGTTTTAATGCTTTTAAAAAATATATGTTTCACGAAGCAGAAAAAGTTAACTTTAAAAAATACGGTGAATTAAATTCAGTAGAAGGGAAAAGCAACAAAACTGGAATTAGATTTAAAGATAATATTTTATACTGGAATGGATTAGAAATTCCAGTAATTATTAAAAAAAATGATATATATGCACAAGAGGCCCTTAAGAATAAAATTAAATATTGTAGAATTAAAAGAGAAATAATTAAAGGAAAATATCATTATTATTTGCAATTAGTATTAGAAGGTGTCCCACCTTTAAAGATTAATAAAAAAACTGGTGAAATAAAAGGTAGAACTACTAATGGCAAAGTAGGTATTGACATAGGAACCCAAACAATAGCAATATCAAGCGATTATGAAGTTAAACTTTTAGAATTAGCACCAGAAGTAGTTAATATCGATAAAGAAATTAGACGACTACAAAGATATATGGATAGAAGTAAAAGAGTTAATAATCCTAATAAGTATAATAAAGATGGGACAATTAAAAAATCTAATAAAGATAAATGGCATTTTAGTAAAAGGTATATGAAAGGAAAATACAATAGATTAGAATTATATAGAAAACAAAGGGAAATAAGAAAACAAAATCATTGCAAACTTGCAAACTATTTAATAACTTTAGGGGATGAATTTTATGTTGAAGATATGAATTTTAAAGGTCTGCAAAAAAGGGCAAAGGAAACTACTGTTAATGAAAAAACAGGAAAATATAACAGTAAGAAAAGATTTGGTAAATCATTAGCGAATAAAGCACCGAGTATGTTTTTAGCTATATTAAGCAATAAATTAAAATATCAAAACAATCAATTAATAAAAGTTAATACAAAGGAATTAAAGGCAAGTCAATTTAATCATTTAAACTGTGAGTATAACAAAAAGAAACTTAGCCAAAGGTGGAATGACTTAAATGGTATAAAAGTGCAAAGAGATTTATATAGTGCTTTTTTGATACAACACGTTAATGATGATTTAAAGACTATAAATATTGAATTATGTAACAAAAACTTTAATAGATTTTTAGAATTTCATAATAAAGAAGTAGAAAGATTAATTAGTTGTGAATTAAAACCTCCATTAAAAAATGTAATATAAATTCAAAAAATTATTTAAAAGGTTTAGACACGAGCCTTATACTATCGTTAAGGAAAAATAATTTTCCTTGATAGTGAAAGTCTTGAGGAAGTAGATTAGTGGCTATTAAGCAGAAGTCTATGTACTCAAGAACCTGTTGGCTTTAGCCCCACAGAGTGTCAGCTTCAGGTTATGAAACAATACAATAGTACGAATCGGAAAAACTGATTCAAACAAGCTTTAGAAAAACTAATGGAAAACAAGACAGCTATAGTAATTGCCCATAGATTATCAACGATAAAGAATGCCGATAGAATATTGGTAATGGATGGAGGAACTATTGTAGAAGAAGGAAGCCATGAAGAACTATTAGAAAAAGAAGGTATATATGCAAAAATGTTTAAAATCCAGTTTGGTGAAGCTAGCTAAATCCCTAAACAGTTGCCATCCCGATAAAATATAGTTGTTTCATTTTTATCTTTGACGATAGGTCCCATCCCTGTAAATTCAATTTTTTTAAAGCCTTGGGATAAAATGTATTCTTTTCCTTCATTATCTTTAGTTCGCTGAGAATCATCCCAAATTATTATTCCATCGGGAAGTAAAGAATTTACAGCGGTTTTAGCACAATTGACCCTATCCCTGCTATCGATGACAATTATATGGTATTTTTCTCCAGTTTTTAAAATTGATTTTGGATAATCCTCTTTAGATAAATCCACATAGATTATTTTAACATTTTCTAAAGAATGTTGTTTAATAGTATCAGCCCAGCTACTGTTATGTTCACAAGCGGTGACAGTGGCTACTTTTTTTGCCCACCAAAGGGTGCTATATCCACAGCCAAACTCAAAAACTTTAAAGTCTTTTTTTAATCTTTTTTCTAAAAAGTCTATGGCAGGATAAGTCATCCAAGGTATAGGTTCTTCCCAGTTATTGATGGATTTTTTTGTTAAAAAACTCTTGAACCAACCTTCTTCATATAAACCGGTGTCACCAAAGAGTAAATCACCATAAATATTTAATTTTGTATAATCTAAGTTATAACTGAGAATTTCATTAGCTATATGGTATTCCCTTTCTGAGCGAATATAAAAAGAGTAAAAGGGTGTTTCCCATGGATGTTCTATTTTTTTAAGGGAAAGAGAGTGGGGGTTAGTATTAAGGAATTTTAAAAAACGATGGAATTTCCCTATTTCAATTTGGGATTTCTCTAGAGCATCATATGTTAAAATTTCAGGTAGTAACCCGTTATCTAGATTATGGTAGAGGATATCTATATTATCCTTTAATAAAATATCTATCATTTCCCGGGTTTTGTCTATATCAAAAAAAATTTGATCACCGGCAAACCGTAAGATTGCCGAAGGTTTTGTATATTTATAAGGTTCTAGCATTCTTTTGCCGGCATTTTGTTCTTTAGAAAAATAGATTTGAAGTTTAGAGTATTTATCCTTTAAATAATTTAAGTGGTAATTAGCTCTATTTTGATATAATACCATAGTGACATTGTCAATTTCAGGTATCCCAAACACTTTATCTAGGGTATGTTCAATTACAGGTTTATTTAAGATTTTTTTTGTTAAAAAAGGATTTTTTTCAAGATCAGCTTGTATATAAGCGACTATCGACATTGTAACAACTCCCATCATTTAGGTGTTTCAAAATATATTTTAACATAAAGTTCAAAGAAAAACTAAAATTTCTTGCACTTCAATATATTAAAGTGATATCATAGTAATAAATTGGAAGTAAGGGAGTGTTTTTGGTGAAAGACAATGTTTTCCAAACAGCTCAACAACAAATTAAAAGTGCCTGTGAAAAGTTAGGGGTGGAACCTAAATTTTACGAAGTCTTAAAGCAACCTAAAAGGGTAATGGAAGTTTCCTTTCCCGTGAAAATGGATGATGGTTCTGTCCAAGTTTTTACTGGTTACCGTTCTCAACATGATGATACTTTAGGGCCTGCTAAAGGTGGGATTAGATTCCATCCTGATGTGACCATGGATGAAGTAAAGGCATTATCTATGTGGATGACGATGAAGTGTGCTGTAGTGGGATTACCCTTTGGTGGAGGTAAAGGTGGAGTCAAGTGCAACCCGAAAGAATTATCAATGAGGGAGTTAGAAGAAATAACCAGGGGATTTACTAGGGCAATAGCTCCTATTATCGGCAATGAAAAGGATATACCTGCCCCCGATGTCTATACCAATCAACAGGTTATGGCTTGGATGGTAGATGAATTCAGCAGGGTAAAGGGCTATA contains:
- a CDS encoding M3 family oligoendopeptidase, producing the protein MMRWSLESLYPSFDSEQFQRDLAQIDEQMEMIKNWVEENLQDYNSPQRKLERIIQLTREYYIKFSRLMSFTSLSLSVNTKDEKALFYLDKLQLKSTELTSAQVKMEKWIGGLENLEEVIETSPLLKEHKFYLKEIAKKTKYLLSEKEEIVIAKMATTGSQGWSKLQDKLVSTLLVDIEIKGEKKKLPLPVVRNMAYNKDPEIRKTAYHAELKSYEKIVESSAACLNGIKGEVITLAKLRGYSSPLEKTLLDSRMDRETLEAMLEGIKEALPSFHKYYRHKGKLLGYDNGLPFFEIFAPLGEVNMEYTFEEAKEFIVKQFRTFSDKLADFTDMVFEKKWIDAEIREGKRGGAFCSNLQSIKESRILTNFSGTFSNVTTLAHELGHAYHGYCLKDESILNTTYPMPLAETASIFNEAIVMNAALKEATDEEKLTILETAISDAGQVIVDIYSRYLFETELFKRREEHSLSVNELKEIMLEAQKEAYGNGLDHNYLHPYMWVNKPHYYYAGRNFYNFPYAFGLLFAKGIYAQYLKEGKDFVPKYDQLLAVTGKMNIKDVGAVIGIDVTSKEFWKSSLDLIIKDIEDFIKLSS
- a CDS encoding transposase, which produces MSNFILTLKLKTQPYQGDILDKRFNILRQMYNACLGHLLKQYKEMINTEEYKYIVNQGKGSTRNKQLQELNNKYGLTEYSLHRYIKPMQHHFKENIDSFTAQKIATRCFNAFKKYMFHEAEKVNFKKYGELNSVEGKSNKTGIRFKDNILYWNGLEIPVIIKKNDIYAQEALKNKIKYCRIKREIIKGKYHYYLQLVLEGVPPLKINKKTGEIKGRTTNGKVGIDIGTQTIAISSDYEVKLLELAPEVVNIDKEIRRLQRYMDRSKRVNNPNKYNKDGTIKKSNKDKWHFSKRYMKGKYNRLELYRKQREIRKQNHCKLANYLITLGDEFYVEDMNFKGLQKRAKETTVNEKTGKYNSKKRFGKSLANKAPSMFLAILSNKLKYQNNQLIKVNTKELKASQFNHLNCEYNKKKLSQRWNDLNGIKVQRDLYSAFLIQHVNDDLKTINIELCNKNFNRFLEFHNKEVERLISCELKPPLKNVI